The following are encoded in a window of Staphylococcus piscifermentans genomic DNA:
- the putP gene encoding sodium/proline symporter PutP: MFTLGATLSQQVNPDWRTYIMIGAYFLILLVIGWYGYKKATGNVSEYMLGGRSIGPYVTALSAGASDMSGWMIMGLPGEVYTTGLSAAWLAIGLTLGAYINYIVVAPRLRVYTEQAGDAITLPDFFRNRLADNSNLIKIISGGIIVVFFTLYTHAGMVSGGKLFNSAFGLDYHWGLILISVIVIAYTFFGGYLAVSLTDFFQGVIMLIAMVMVPIVALLKLNGLDTFDQVTDLKPTNLDLFKGTTVIGIISFFAWGLGYFGQPHIIVRFMSIKSVKQLRTARRFGIGWMAISLIGAVFVGLIGIAFVKDKGVELKDPETLFILMGQILFHPLIGGFLLAAILAAIMSTISSQLLVTSSSLTEDFYKLIRGEDAAKKREKEFLLVGRLSVLVVACISIAIAWSPNDTILNLVGNAWAGFGAAFGPLVVMSLYWKGLSRTGAISGMLAGAIVVILWIVFAKPLGETNDFFNLYEIIPGIIASVLVTIIVSKMTKKPNIDVDKDMDTVKETINTEMHS; the protein is encoded by the coding sequence ATGTTTACTTTAGGAGCAACACTATCCCAGCAGGTGAATCCTGACTGGCGAACGTACATTATGATTGGGGCATACTTCTTAATCTTGCTTGTCATCGGCTGGTACGGCTATAAAAAGGCGACAGGCAACGTGAGTGAATACATGCTCGGCGGCCGCAGTATCGGGCCGTACGTTACAGCACTCTCAGCAGGCGCATCTGACATGAGTGGTTGGATGATTATGGGCTTGCCAGGTGAAGTTTATACAACTGGACTTTCAGCAGCATGGTTAGCGATAGGGCTGACACTCGGTGCTTACATCAACTATATCGTAGTCGCACCGAGGCTTCGCGTGTATACAGAACAAGCAGGCGATGCCATCACTTTGCCAGACTTTTTCCGTAACCGCTTAGCTGACAATTCAAATCTTATCAAGATTATTTCCGGGGGAATAATCGTCGTCTTCTTCACACTGTATACACATGCAGGTATGGTATCAGGCGGAAAACTCTTCAATAGTGCCTTCGGATTAGATTATCATTGGGGCTTAATCTTAATTTCAGTGATCGTTATCGCGTATACTTTCTTCGGAGGCTATCTTGCGGTTTCACTCACAGACTTCTTCCAAGGTGTCATTATGCTGATTGCAATGGTTATGGTACCGATTGTGGCACTTCTGAAATTAAATGGACTAGACACATTTGACCAAGTGACAGACTTGAAACCGACTAACCTCGACCTATTCAAAGGAACAACAGTCATCGGGATCATCTCTTTCTTCGCATGGGGATTAGGTTACTTCGGCCAACCACATATTATCGTGCGCTTTATGAGTATCAAATCCGTTAAACAGCTACGTACAGCACGACGCTTCGGTATCGGCTGGATGGCTATCAGCTTGATCGGAGCAGTATTCGTAGGCTTAATCGGTATCGCATTCGTCAAAGATAAAGGCGTAGAATTGAAAGACCCAGAAACACTCTTCATCTTGATGGGGCAAATACTATTCCATCCACTCATCGGTGGCTTCTTACTAGCTGCTATCTTAGCTGCAATCATGAGTACCATTTCATCACAACTACTCGTGACATCCAGCTCACTAACTGAAGATTTTTATAAACTCATTCGCGGAGAAGACGCTGCGAAGAAACGCGAGAAAGAATTCTTGCTCGTAGGACGTCTATCCGTACTAGTCGTTGCATGTATTTCCATCGCTATTGCATGGTCGCCGAACGACACTATCTTGAATCTTGTCGGCAACGCATGGGCAGGTTTCGGTGCGGCATTCGGACCGTTAGTCGTTATGTCATTATACTGGAAAGGTTTGAGTCGAACAGGCGCAATCAGCGGTATGCTTGCTGGTGCCATCGTCGTTATCCTGTGGATCGTCTTTGCCAAACCACTCGGCGAAACCAACGACTTCTTCAACCTATACGAAATCATTCCAGGCATCATCGCGAGCGTCCTCGTGACGATCATCGTAAGTAAGATGACTAAGAAACCAAACATCGATGTCGATAAAGACATGGATACGGTAAAAGAAACCATCAATACGGAAATGCATTCATAA
- a CDS encoding phosphate/phosphite/phosphonate ABC transporter substrate-binding protein, with the protein MKARASFKALLILMLAVIVFVSACGKGSSLDNKKDSDSKGSGDYKPKELTVQFVPSQNADKLEAKAKPLEKLLSKQLGIPVKVSVSTNYNTIVEAMKSKKVDVGFLPPTAYTLAHDQHAADVLLQAQRFGVNKDGSDSKKLTDKYKSEILVKKDSGIKDIKDLKGKKIALQDVTSTAGYTFPAVEMDKKGVNVLKDMKVVNMKGHDQAIISLMNGDVDAAAVFQDARKIVKKDEPNVYKDTKVLALTKDIPNDTISVRSDMDPKWRDKLKKAFKDISKTKEGHKIISDVYSHEGYTDSKDSNFDTVREYDKKVKEMK; encoded by the coding sequence ATGAAAGCACGTGCGTCGTTTAAGGCGTTATTAATTTTGATGTTGGCAGTAATTGTATTTGTTTCAGCGTGTGGCAAGGGCAGTTCATTAGATAACAAGAAGGACAGCGACAGCAAGGGTAGTGGGGACTATAAACCTAAAGAGCTGACAGTTCAATTTGTACCTTCGCAAAATGCAGATAAGTTAGAAGCCAAAGCGAAACCTTTGGAAAAATTATTATCAAAACAACTTGGTATTCCGGTTAAAGTTTCAGTATCTACAAACTACAATACAATCGTCGAAGCGATGAAATCTAAGAAAGTAGACGTAGGATTCTTACCTCCGACTGCTTATACGTTAGCGCATGATCAACATGCAGCAGATGTATTACTACAAGCACAACGCTTTGGTGTGAATAAAGACGGTTCTGATTCTAAAAAGTTAACAGACAAATATAAATCAGAAATTTTAGTGAAGAAAGATTCAGGAATTAAAGACATTAAAGATTTGAAAGGTAAAAAAATTGCCTTGCAAGATGTTACTTCAACAGCAGGTTATACATTCCCAGCAGTTGAAATGGATAAAAAAGGCGTCAATGTATTAAAAGACATGAAAGTTGTGAATATGAAAGGTCACGACCAAGCGATTATTTCATTAATGAACGGTGATGTGGACGCAGCTGCAGTCTTCCAAGATGCACGTAAAATCGTGAAGAAAGATGAACCGAATGTTTACAAAGATACGAAAGTACTTGCTTTAACAAAAGATATTCCGAATGACACTATTTCAGTTCGCAGTGATATGGATCCTAAATGGCGCGATAAATTGAAAAAAGCATTTAAAGATATTTCGAAAACTAAAGAAGGACACAAAATTATCAGTGATGTTTACTCACATGAAGGTTACACAGACAGTAAAGACTCTAACTTCGATACTGTAAGAGAATACGATAAAAAAGTTAAAGAAATGAAATAA
- the mbcS gene encoding acyl-CoA synthetase MbcS, translating into MNKPDLVAPRSFNIVSEIEKYAQDESKVAIIFEDNAGNETKVTYADLIRKSNRMGNLFKQHGLKKGDTLLIKMERSIETYEVYIAALKLGVALIPASEMLRTKDLQYRITHGEVDAVLSIAAGADEFDGVDEYDDLMKFIIGGQKDGWVDVDQDVESQSDVLEIADTDRDDVAFLPYTSGTTGNPKAVVHSHGWGYAHMQMAPKHWLNIHEDDIVWATAAPGWQKWVWSPFLSTMTSGATAFVYNGRFDGTKYLELLQDYQINVLCCTPTEYRIMAKLQDLGHYDLSHLHDAVSAGEPLNQEVVEKFQDTFDITVRDGYGQTESTLLIGLLKDVPGRPGSMGKAIPGSGVLIVDDEGQPVENGVVGNIAVPVDLPALFKGYFKDPERTQERVAGDYFLTGDRAKEDEDGYFWFEGRADDIIISSGYTIGPFEVEDSLTKHPAVKETAVVASPHELRGNIVKAFVILQDGYEASDELVRELQHFVKYDVAPYKYPRAIEFVEDLPKTNSGKIRRVELREAEVEKYNREHE; encoded by the coding sequence ATGAACAAACCGGATTTGGTCGCACCTCGTAGTTTCAATATTGTTTCTGAGATTGAAAAGTATGCGCAGGATGAGTCGAAGGTTGCGATTATATTTGAAGATAATGCGGGTAATGAGACGAAGGTAACGTATGCGGATTTAATTCGCAAGTCTAACCGTATGGGGAATTTGTTTAAGCAGCATGGTTTGAAGAAGGGTGACACGTTGCTCATCAAGATGGAGCGCAGTATTGAGACGTATGAGGTCTATATTGCGGCGTTGAAGTTAGGTGTAGCGTTGATTCCGGCTTCTGAAATGTTGCGTACGAAGGATTTGCAGTATCGTATTACGCACGGCGAAGTGGATGCGGTGTTATCTATTGCTGCTGGTGCGGATGAGTTTGACGGTGTTGATGAGTATGATGATTTGATGAAATTTATTATCGGCGGTCAGAAGGATGGCTGGGTTGATGTAGATCAGGATGTCGAGTCGCAAAGTGATGTGCTTGAGATTGCTGATACGGATCGTGATGATGTCGCGTTCTTACCTTATACATCTGGGACAACTGGCAATCCTAAAGCTGTTGTGCATTCGCATGGCTGGGGATATGCGCATATGCAAATGGCGCCGAAACATTGGCTGAATATTCATGAGGATGATATTGTCTGGGCTACTGCTGCGCCTGGTTGGCAAAAATGGGTCTGGAGTCCTTTCTTGTCTACGATGACTTCTGGCGCTACTGCGTTTGTATATAACGGACGCTTTGACGGCACGAAATACCTTGAACTACTTCAAGATTATCAAATCAATGTGTTGTGCTGTACGCCGACTGAGTATCGTATTATGGCGAAATTGCAAGATTTAGGCCACTATGATTTATCGCATTTACATGATGCGGTGTCTGCTGGCGAACCGTTGAACCAAGAAGTGGTTGAGAAGTTCCAAGATACGTTTGATATTACGGTGCGCGATGGTTACGGCCAAACTGAAAGTACTTTATTGATTGGTTTGTTAAAAGACGTTCCTGGACGCCCTGGTTCAATGGGGAAAGCTATTCCTGGCAGCGGTGTGCTGATTGTCGATGATGAAGGTCAACCTGTTGAAAATGGTGTAGTCGGCAATATTGCAGTACCTGTCGATTTACCAGCGTTATTTAAAGGTTACTTTAAAGATCCTGAACGTACTCAAGAGCGTGTAGCCGGCGATTATTTCTTAACCGGCGACCGTGCTAAAGAGGACGAAGATGGTTACTTCTGGTTCGAAGGCCGTGCAGACGACATTATCATCAGTTCTGGTTATACGATTGGACCGTTCGAAGTTGAAGACTCATTAACGAAACATCCTGCTGTGAAGGAAACGGCAGTTGTCGCAAGTCCACATGAATTGCGCGGTAATATTGTAAAAGCGTTTGTCATCTTGCAAGATGGCTATGAAGCGAGCGACGAATTAGTACGCGAGCTTCAGCACTTCGTGAAATACGATGTTGCGCCGTATAAATATCCGCGTGCGATTGAGTTTGTCGAGGATTTGCCGAAGACAAACTCTGGCAAGATTCGTCGTGTTGAGTTGCGTGAAGCTGAAGTGGAAAAATATAATCGTGAGCATGAGTAA
- the phnE gene encoding phosphonate ABC transporter, permease protein PhnE: protein MTHTKEELLKAYGDPRRKAKYIAIAIAVVAILIWAFAGMPALEVKQKSQQILGSILHGLTHPDWGFVYQPGGEDLLRGLLETFAIAVVGTILAAIICIPLAFLGAKNIVRFRPVTGLSKFILSVIRVFPEIVMALIFIKAVGPGSFSGVLALGIHSVGMLGKLFAEDIENVDLSATESLKASGANKMKTLTFAVIPQILPTFLSLILYRFELNLRSASILGLIGAGGIGTPLIFALQTRSWDRVGIILIGLVIMVAIVDYISGKVREKIV, encoded by the coding sequence ATGACACATACTAAAGAAGAATTATTGAAAGCATATGGAGATCCTCGACGTAAAGCAAAGTATATAGCGATTGCTATAGCGGTAGTCGCAATATTAATTTGGGCATTTGCTGGAATGCCAGCTTTAGAAGTGAAACAGAAATCACAACAAATACTCGGTTCTATTTTACATGGACTCACACATCCAGATTGGGGCTTTGTCTATCAACCAGGAGGAGAAGACTTGTTACGCGGATTGCTAGAAACATTTGCGATAGCAGTAGTCGGAACCATTCTTGCAGCTATTATCTGCATTCCCTTAGCTTTTCTCGGTGCGAAAAATATTGTACGTTTCCGTCCGGTGACAGGCCTCAGCAAATTTATTCTCAGTGTCATCCGTGTATTTCCTGAAATCGTTATGGCATTGATATTTATTAAAGCAGTCGGACCTGGTTCATTCTCAGGTGTACTTGCATTAGGTATACATTCAGTCGGAATGTTAGGTAAATTATTTGCCGAAGATATTGAAAATGTTGATTTAAGCGCAACTGAATCATTAAAAGCCAGTGGCGCGAATAAAATGAAAACTTTAACATTTGCGGTCATTCCTCAAATACTGCCGACATTTCTATCGTTAATCTTATATCGCTTCGAACTTAACTTACGTTCAGCTTCTATCTTGGGATTAATTGGTGCAGGCGGTATCGGAACACCATTAATCTTTGCCTTGCAAACACGTTCTTGGGATCGTGTAGGTATTATCTTAATCGGACTAGTAATAATGGTAGCGATAGTGGATTATATTTCAGGAAAAGTACGTGAGAAAATAGTTTAA
- a CDS encoding purine-cytosine permease family protein, which translates to MKENTSNGFSKSDNPLESVPNTERQHWTTPAIIFGGLEFTIPVLMVGASLAGSFGLVQVAWITIVAMVVFQWLGNTINGYIGSKTGRPSSVIAKNSFGDSQARFIAGGTIFIVSLGWWALQTAVAGNAISAMFKVNYHEHWILWALITTIAGLLFAIPSIIGYQSMKWTDYLAVPAGLLLVIGGIYFALNNTGLDKLMSWHPKPQMSILAAISLIIGVNVSQWVIAADYTRYAKPTWKDNILIPLGIIAVGIPLFIVGAIMSVGVGDADIVEVMMGLGFPVWGFLILWFATWTSQLVNNYSMGLAFANLLNVNSHRGRQFLTLIGTLIAIGIALAGFLKYFTDFLNLTAIVYPAIAGIMFLDFFLLRDRKWESIKGWNIIATVAMIIGMAVGYYTQYTKPIGLPAIQSLFITMISYYILMRIKAKVKPDAFTPNKWRTDILNNDANKIELE; encoded by the coding sequence ATGAAAGAAAATACTAGTAATGGTTTTTCAAAATCTGATAATCCCTTGGAAAGCGTACCTAATACAGAAAGACAACATTGGACCACTCCTGCCATTATATTTGGAGGATTAGAATTTACCATACCAGTCCTAATGGTTGGAGCTTCTTTAGCAGGATCATTTGGTTTAGTTCAAGTAGCATGGATTACAATTGTTGCTATGGTTGTATTCCAATGGCTAGGTAATACTATAAATGGATACATTGGATCCAAAACGGGACGCCCATCTTCAGTTATAGCTAAAAATAGCTTTGGAGACAGTCAAGCACGGTTTATAGCCGGCGGAACTATTTTTATAGTCTCTCTTGGCTGGTGGGCTCTTCAAACAGCAGTCGCTGGAAATGCTATATCAGCAATGTTTAAAGTAAATTATCATGAACATTGGATATTATGGGCTTTAATAACAACAATTGCTGGTTTATTATTTGCAATCCCTTCAATTATAGGCTATCAATCTATGAAATGGACAGATTATTTGGCTGTGCCTGCTGGTTTATTGCTAGTGATAGGTGGTATATATTTTGCTTTAAATAATACTGGTTTAGATAAATTGATGAGTTGGCATCCTAAACCTCAAATGTCTATACTTGCTGCAATCAGTTTAATTATCGGCGTTAATGTTTCACAATGGGTCATTGCAGCTGATTATACTCGTTATGCAAAACCAACTTGGAAAGACAACATTTTGATTCCTTTAGGTATTATTGCTGTTGGCATACCATTATTTATAGTAGGTGCAATAATGTCGGTAGGTGTTGGTGATGCAGATATAGTGGAAGTTATGATGGGACTTGGTTTTCCTGTATGGGGCTTTTTAATCTTGTGGTTTGCTACGTGGACTAGTCAACTAGTCAATAATTATAGTATGGGCCTAGCTTTTGCAAATTTACTGAATGTAAATTCACATAGAGGCAGACAATTTCTTACTTTAATAGGTACATTAATCGCTATTGGAATTGCTTTAGCAGGATTTCTAAAGTATTTCACAGATTTTTTAAATCTAACTGCCATCGTCTATCCAGCTATTGCTGGTATAATGTTTCTCGACTTTTTCCTTTTAAGAGATAGAAAATGGGAAAGTATCAAAGGATGGAATATCATTGCTACAGTTGCAATGATAATTGGTATGGCAGTGGGCTATTATACTCAATATACCAAGCCTATAGGTTTACCTGCTATCCAATCTTTATTTATTACAATGATTTCTTATTATATATTGATGAGGATCAAGGCTAAAGTTAAACCTGATGCTTTTACTCCAAACAAATGGCGAACTGATATTTTAAACAATGATGCTAATAAAATAGAATTGGAATGA
- a CDS encoding helix-turn-helix domain-containing protein, which translates to MKEIGYKIKEYRINQHQTLKQLSEITGLSTSFLSQVERGESSIAITSLSKIADALKVDITSFFLPNKQKDFHIIPSDIKQFKINHSNQEFKRVSSEFENRKLENFIITIQPNDRSELSMHEGEELYYVIQGELTFFIENQKYVVKKGELIHYPSKHKHYYVNETDFPVTVLSVVTPKLF; encoded by the coding sequence ATGAAAGAAATTGGTTACAAAATTAAAGAATATCGAATTAATCAGCATCAAACTCTTAAACAATTAAGTGAAATAACAGGCTTATCAACAAGCTTTTTATCTCAAGTTGAACGCGGAGAATCTTCTATTGCTATAACTTCACTTAGTAAAATAGCTGATGCACTTAAAGTTGATATTACTTCATTTTTCTTACCAAATAAACAAAAAGATTTTCACATCATTCCATCAGACATCAAGCAATTCAAAATCAACCATTCTAATCAAGAATTTAAAAGAGTTTCAAGTGAATTTGAAAATCGAAAATTAGAAAATTTTATTATCACCATTCAGCCAAACGATCGTAGTGAATTATCCATGCATGAAGGAGAGGAATTATACTACGTAATTCAAGGAGAGCTAACATTTTTCATTGAAAATCAAAAATATGTAGTAAAAAAAGGAGAACTAATTCACTACCCTTCTAAACACAAACACTATTATGTTAATGAAACTGATTTTCCTGTCACAGTATTAAGTGTAGTTACACCTAAACTTTTTTAA
- the phnE gene encoding phosphonate ABC transporter, permease protein PhnE, giving the protein MLNHKMSLKTTMTIVLLLFLVFWSISYTGFSFGDLIYGLPQIGSLFGQMFPPDWSYISQILNPMLDTIRMAIVGTFIGSIIAVPIALLCAKNISRSKWIALPARFILNIVRTIPDLLLAAIFVAVFGIGQIPGVLAVIILTISIVAKLLYEVLEAIEPGPLEAMTAVGANKTKWIVFGVVPQALASYFSYVLFAFEINIRAAAVLGLVGAGGIGLFYDQTLGLFQYDRTAMIILFTLVIVVIIDYISSKVREQLT; this is encoded by the coding sequence ATGCTCAATCATAAGATGTCTTTGAAAACGACAATGACCATCGTATTGTTATTGTTCTTAGTGTTCTGGAGTATCAGCTATACTGGCTTCAGTTTTGGAGATTTAATCTATGGATTGCCACAAATCGGTTCACTCTTTGGTCAGATGTTTCCACCAGACTGGAGTTATATTTCGCAAATACTGAACCCTATGCTGGATACGATTCGCATGGCTATCGTAGGTACATTTATCGGCTCGATTATTGCAGTGCCCATTGCCTTGCTTTGTGCGAAAAATATTTCTCGTTCTAAATGGATTGCATTGCCGGCACGCTTTATATTAAACATAGTCCGAACAATTCCAGATTTATTGTTAGCCGCTATCTTTGTGGCAGTCTTTGGTATTGGCCAAATACCAGGGGTCTTAGCAGTTATCATTTTAACAATCAGTATCGTCGCCAAGTTATTGTATGAAGTGTTAGAAGCGATTGAACCGGGACCGCTTGAAGCTATGACTGCAGTAGGTGCTAATAAAACAAAATGGATTGTATTCGGAGTAGTGCCGCAAGCATTAGCTTCTTATTTCTCCTATGTACTGTTTGCCTTTGAAATTAATATTCGGGCAGCTGCAGTCTTAGGATTAGTAGGTGCGGGTGGTATCGGATTATTCTACGACCAGACACTCGGTTTATTCCAATATGACAGAACAGCGATGATTATTCTGTTTACATTAGTCATCGTCGTCATCATTGATTACATCAGCTCGAAAGTGAGGGAACAACTCACATGA
- a CDS encoding hydantoinase/oxoprolinase family protein has protein sequence MRVATDIGGTFTDLVALDNNGELILGKSDTTPKNFEAGIFNVLEKADINLRDISMFIHGTTIVINALTEKKGVKTGLITTKGFRDVLEIGRGNRPDLFNVRYKKPEPIVERHLRKEVSERLNHKGDELSPVNFDEVEEIIQYFKQEGVEAIAISLLHSYQNNEHEVAIANYINDNYPEFSTTYSTELNNEWREYERTYTAVLNAYVKPIANEYLTNLENNITEKSSSSNNYVMQSNGGTSTFKHTKQAPINMVESGPVSGIFGAAVLGEILGENNLIVLDIGGTTAKCSLIENNNVKVSTDYHLERTNNFAGYPMKVPVVDIVEIGNGGGSIAWFDDSGSIKVGPKSAGAEPGPIAYGKGGTEPTTTDANLLLGRLNIANFDTKVTINDLKKQFEKTFTKKLNVDLDAAAMGIIKIANSNMLNALKLISVRKGYDPRDFTMVAIGGGGPMHSQDLARELGVKKVIVPSASSVFASWGMLMSDLRHDYSQTFLANTSTLNYKDINLKYNQMIEDAINTLKQEDVNEEKIVVTKKIDLRYEGQDHPVEVTVPYEEVQENNLNEIIKSFHKKHEQLYTYTLPENGIEIVNIKISVLGKIDKPIIKKITPQKGDPVKEERNVYFENHGWEKVKIYNRDFLPIDEIFEGPAVIEEKSTTIPINPKDKVKKDEYGNLIIYIGGDNYEL, from the coding sequence ATGCGTGTTGCAACAGATATAGGAGGAACATTTACTGATTTGGTAGCCTTGGATAACAATGGGGAATTAATCTTAGGTAAATCTGACACTACTCCAAAGAATTTTGAAGCTGGTATCTTTAATGTATTAGAGAAAGCTGATATTAATTTAAGAGATATAAGTATGTTTATTCATGGAACAACTATAGTAATAAATGCTTTAACAGAGAAAAAAGGTGTAAAAACTGGATTAATAACAACTAAAGGTTTTCGTGATGTCTTAGAAATAGGTCGCGGAAATCGCCCAGACCTTTTTAATGTTCGCTACAAGAAACCCGAACCTATAGTTGAGCGTCATTTACGCAAAGAGGTTTCAGAACGTTTGAATCATAAAGGGGATGAACTAAGCCCTGTAAATTTCGATGAAGTAGAAGAAATAATACAATATTTTAAGCAAGAAGGCGTAGAAGCTATAGCTATATCACTTTTGCATAGTTATCAAAATAATGAACATGAAGTAGCTATTGCTAATTATATTAATGACAATTATCCAGAGTTCTCAACTACCTATTCAACTGAATTAAACAATGAGTGGCGAGAATACGAAAGAACATATACTGCTGTACTGAATGCTTATGTTAAACCAATTGCAAATGAATATTTGACTAATCTCGAAAATAATATAACTGAGAAAAGTAGTAGTTCGAATAATTATGTAATGCAATCTAACGGAGGTACAAGTACATTTAAACATACTAAACAAGCTCCCATAAACATGGTAGAATCAGGCCCTGTTTCTGGAATTTTCGGTGCAGCAGTTCTAGGAGAAATACTTGGAGAAAATAATTTAATTGTATTAGATATTGGAGGTACTACTGCAAAATGCTCTTTAATAGAAAATAACAATGTAAAGGTATCTACAGATTACCACCTTGAAAGAACAAATAATTTTGCTGGTTATCCAATGAAAGTACCTGTAGTAGACATAGTAGAAATCGGTAATGGCGGAGGTTCTATTGCTTGGTTTGATGATAGTGGTTCTATAAAAGTCGGACCTAAATCTGCTGGAGCAGAACCCGGACCAATTGCTTATGGAAAAGGCGGTACTGAACCAACTACTACAGATGCAAATTTATTGTTAGGTCGTTTAAATATTGCAAATTTTGATACAAAAGTAACTATAAATGATTTAAAAAAGCAATTTGAAAAAACTTTTACTAAAAAGTTAAATGTTGATTTAGATGCTGCCGCAATGGGGATTATTAAAATTGCAAATTCCAATATGTTAAATGCTTTAAAACTAATTTCTGTACGTAAAGGCTACGATCCTAGAGATTTTACTATGGTTGCTATTGGAGGCGGAGGTCCCATGCATTCACAGGATTTAGCACGCGAATTAGGAGTTAAAAAAGTAATTGTCCCCTCTGCTTCTAGCGTTTTTGCTTCATGGGGTATGTTAATGTCTGATTTACGTCATGATTATTCACAAACTTTTTTAGCCAATACTAGTACGTTGAATTATAAGGATATCAACTTAAAATATAATCAGATGATTGAGGATGCAATTAATACTTTAAAACAAGAAGACGTTAATGAAGAAAAAATAGTTGTTACAAAAAAGATTGATTTACGTTATGAAGGCCAAGATCATCCTGTAGAAGTAACAGTTCCATATGAAGAAGTACAAGAAAATAATTTGAATGAAATAATAAAATCATTCCATAAAAAGCATGAACAGCTCTATACTTATACCTTACCTGAAAATGGTATTGAAATTGTAAATATTAAAATCAGTGTTTTAGGAAAAATCGATAAACCTATTATCAAAAAGATAACACCTCAAAAAGGTGATCCAGTCAAAGAAGAAAGAAATGTCTATTTTGAGAATCATGGTTGGGAAAAAGTAAAAATTTATAATCGTGATTTTCTGCCGATAGATGAAATTTTTGAAGGCCCGGCAGTAATTGAAGAAAAATCAACTACTATACCTATCAATCCGAAAGACAAAGTTAAAAAAGATGAATACGGAAACCTCATTATTTATATCGGAGGGGATAATTATGAATTATAA
- the phnC gene encoding phosphonate ABC transporter ATP-binding protein: MSQIEFRDVSKVYDNGHVGLDHINLNIEKGDFAVIVGLSGAGKSTLLRSINRLHDITDGDIVIDGASIAKASGKKLLEMRRNIGMIFQNFNLVKRSSVMRNVLSGRVGYHPTWKMVLGLFPKEDKLKALEALDRVNILDKYKSRSDELSGGQQQRISIARALCQEPSIILADEPVASLDPLTTKQVMDDLKRINEELGITIIINLHFVDLAREYGTRIIGLRDGKLVFDGPVEEATDDAFNQIYGRSINEDEKLGVN, translated from the coding sequence ATGAGTCAAATTGAATTTAGAGATGTCAGTAAAGTGTATGATAACGGACATGTTGGATTAGACCATATCAATTTAAATATTGAAAAGGGAGATTTTGCGGTAATTGTCGGGCTTTCTGGAGCTGGGAAGTCGACGCTGTTAAGGTCGATTAATCGTCTGCATGATATTACGGATGGAGATATTGTAATTGATGGCGCTTCTATTGCAAAGGCGAGCGGGAAAAAGTTGTTGGAGATGCGACGTAATATCGGGATGATCTTTCAAAATTTTAATTTGGTGAAGCGGTCTTCAGTGATGCGCAATGTGTTAAGTGGGCGTGTCGGTTATCATCCAACATGGAAAATGGTACTCGGTTTATTTCCGAAAGAGGATAAATTGAAAGCATTAGAAGCCTTAGACCGTGTGAATATATTAGACAAATATAAATCACGTTCTGATGAATTATCTGGAGGGCAGCAGCAACGTATTTCTATTGCACGTGCGTTATGTCAGGAACCATCCATTATCTTGGCAGATGAACCTGTAGCTTCCTTAGATCCATTAACTACGAAACAAGTTATGGATGACTTGAAAAGAATTAACGAAGAGTTAGGAATTACCATTATCATCAACTTGCACTTTGTAGATTTAGCACGTGAATATGGCACGCGTATTATCGGTTTACGTGACGGCAAACTCGTCTTTGATGGACCAGTAGAAGAAGCAACCGATGATGCATTTAATCAAATTTACGGTCGCTCAATCAACGAAGATGAGAAGTTAGGGGTGAATTAA